The following are from one region of the Gammaproteobacteria bacterium genome:
- the lptB gene encoding LPS export ABC transporter ATP-binding protein, translating to MSTNIDNTSSTLVAEHLAKHYGKRTVVSDASFILRSGEIVGLLGPNGAGKTTSFYMIVGLIAADAGRILLDGKDITSKPMHKRARLGVGYLPQEASVFRKLSVADNILAILETLPMSRLEREQRLDELLEDFQVSHLRDTLGISLSGGERRRVEIARALAANPRFILLDEPFAGVDPISVIEIQKIIRQLKARGIGVLITDHNVRETLGICERSYILNAGKVIAEGTLEVLLNNPEVKQVYLGENFRL from the coding sequence ATGTCCACTAACATTGATAACACCTCGAGCACTTTGGTCGCCGAACACTTGGCCAAGCATTACGGCAAACGCACCGTTGTCAGTGATGCGAGTTTTATTTTACGCAGCGGTGAAATCGTTGGTTTGTTAGGTCCTAATGGTGCCGGCAAAACCACCAGCTTTTATATGATAGTCGGATTAATCGCCGCCGATGCGGGACGTATTTTGCTCGATGGCAAAGACATTACTAGCAAACCCATGCATAAACGGGCGCGCTTAGGTGTGGGGTATTTACCACAAGAAGCATCCGTGTTTCGTAAACTCAGCGTTGCAGATAATATTTTAGCGATTCTAGAAACGCTGCCTATGTCGCGTCTTGAACGCGAACAACGCCTCGATGAATTATTAGAAGACTTTCAAGTGTCACATTTACGTGACACCTTAGGCATAAGCTTGTCGGGTGGCGAACGTCGTCGCGTGGAAATTGCCCGCGCCTTAGCAGCCAACCCACGCTTCATCTTGTTAGATGAACCGTTCGCCGGAGTAGATCCTATTTCGGTGATTGAAATTCAAAAAATTATCCGACAATTAAAAGCCCGCGGCATCGGTGTTTTAATTACCGATCACAATGTACGCGAAACATTGGGGATTTGTGAACGAAGCTATATACTGAATGCGGGAAAAGTTATTGCAGAAGGCACGCTTGAGGTCCTATTAAATAATCCGGAAGTGAAACAAGTGTACTTAGGCGAAAATTTTCGTCTATAA
- a CDS encoding KpsF/GutQ family sugar-phosphate isomerase, with translation MSNELIKQLGRAVLETEARAVSDLIARVNDDFVRACDYMLHCQGRVVVIGMGKSGHIGSKIAATLASTGTPAFFVHPGEASHGDLGMITRQDAVLAISNSGETAEILTILPLIKRMGIPLIAMTGKPTSSLAQNANVHIDVSVHQEACPLNLAPTSSTTATLAMGDAMAIALLETRGFTAEDFALSHPGGSLGKRLLLRIRDVMHSGEQLPRVLPTASIDDALAEMTRKGLGMTAIVDANNILLGIYTDGDIRRTLSKLQSSALNSANTPISNVMTTHCKTVGADMLAAEALKLMQDHAINGLLVVDEQQHFIGALNMIDMLRAGIV, from the coding sequence ATGTCAAATGAACTCATTAAACAATTAGGTCGCGCCGTATTAGAAACGGAAGCCCGCGCCGTCAGTGATTTAATTGCACGCGTAAACGATGATTTTGTACGCGCCTGCGACTATATGCTGCATTGCCAAGGTCGCGTGGTGGTTATCGGCATGGGCAAATCGGGCCATATCGGTTCCAAAATTGCCGCGACCTTAGCCAGCACCGGCACACCCGCGTTTTTTGTGCATCCTGGCGAAGCGAGTCATGGCGATTTAGGCATGATCACGCGGCAAGACGCGGTCTTAGCGATTTCAAATTCGGGCGAAACTGCTGAAATATTAACTATCTTGCCGTTGATTAAACGCATGGGCATTCCATTGATTGCGATGACAGGCAAACCGACCTCCTCATTAGCGCAAAATGCAAATGTACATATCGATGTCAGCGTGCACCAAGAAGCCTGCCCCTTAAACTTAGCGCCCACCTCTTCCACCACGGCCACTTTAGCCATGGGCGATGCAATGGCGATTGCTTTATTAGAAACGCGTGGCTTCACCGCAGAAGATTTTGCCTTATCGCATCCGGGCGGCAGCTTGGGTAAACGTTTGTTATTACGGATTCGCGATGTGATGCACAGCGGCGAACAATTGCCGCGGGTTTTACCGACCGCGAGTATTGATGATGCTTTAGCAGAAATGACCCGCAAGGGTTTAGGTATGACGGCGATTGTGGATGCTAATAATATTTTGCTGGGCATTTATACCGACGGTGATATTCGTCGTACCTTAAGCAAATTACAAAGCAGCGCTTTAAATTCTGCTAACACGCCGATTTCAAATGTTATGACCACACACTGCAAAACCGTAGGCGCCGATATGTTAGCGGCCGAGGCGTTAAAGCTAATGCAAGATCATGCTATTAATGGTTTGTTAGTCGTTGATGAACAACAGCATTTTATCGGCGCTTTAAATATGATCGATATGCTACGTGCAGGAATTGTCTAA
- the lptA gene encoding lipopolysaccharide transport periplasmic protein LptA — protein sequence MNAKLILLSLLWIVSTRVYSVPLNIEADTAVLDQRKGTAEYRGHVRIEQGKLKIQAMIVRVLAENNQVQDIWLEGTPDDPFQFVDDSAVPPMRGSATKAHYRVKEQTMQLSGQARLEQGGQLLQGPTLDYDRKLGRLRAGHNPTNNPQTPSDRVKFIIKDGRIQGSP from the coding sequence ATGAACGCTAAACTCATCTTATTAAGCTTGCTGTGGATAGTGTCGACACGGGTTTACAGTGTGCCACTTAATATTGAAGCGGATACTGCGGTACTTGATCAACGTAAAGGTACGGCAGAATATCGCGGACATGTGCGCATTGAACAAGGCAAACTAAAAATCCAAGCGATGATAGTGCGCGTGCTCGCGGAAAATAATCAAGTGCAAGATATTTGGTTAGAAGGCACGCCCGATGACCCTTTTCAATTTGTAGATGACAGCGCGGTACCGCCTATGCGCGGCAGTGCAACTAAAGCGCATTACCGAGTAAAAGAACAAACCATGCAATTATCTGGGCAAGCTCGTTTAGAACAAGGTGGTCAACTTTTGCAAGGCCCTACCTTAGACTACGATCGTAAATTAGGTCGCTTACGCGCCGGCCACAATCCTACCAATAACCCACAAACTCCATCTGACCGCGTAAAATTTATTATCAAAGATGGCCGCATTCAAGGTTCTCCATAA
- a CDS encoding RNA polymerase factor sigma-54 yields MKQSLQLRLGQQLTMTPQLQQAIKLLQLPTFELQNEIQQILESNPMLELTDEAQPFGETAESFDSVGENNTENFSEDFSTATYEGTNANDIHEHAPEKANDDSELPVSSDWESAWENEGQYSSSDGQHQGEFNGREAYENQDLEVATLHDHLLWQLNLSHFSDVDYVIATAIIDAINEDGYLTESLESLHAALQTEIQDDALEIEEIITVLHRIQHFDPIGVGARSAAECLLLQLSLYDANTPSLDLAKIILRDHLELLALHDYARLKKVTGATEGELHAAEILIQALNPKPGASVASTQAAYIVPDVFVTKRANSWRVELNPDLAPRLRINQLYANLIRRADKSDDNTYLKNNLQEARWFLKSLHSRNETILKVASVIVERQRAFLEYGDEAMKPLVLRDVADTLDMHESTISRVTNQKYMHTPRGIFELKHFFSSHVGTADGGECSSVAIRAMIKKLIIGEDTRKPLSDSKIAELLDQQGINVARRTVAKYREALEIPPSNERKRLI; encoded by the coding sequence ATGAAGCAATCATTACAACTTCGCCTTGGTCAACAGCTGACAATGACGCCGCAGTTGCAGCAAGCTATCAAATTATTGCAATTACCTACATTTGAATTACAAAACGAAATCCAACAAATTCTTGAATCCAATCCTATGTTGGAACTCACTGATGAAGCACAACCTTTCGGCGAAACCGCAGAAAGTTTTGATAGTGTCGGTGAAAACAATACGGAAAATTTTAGCGAAGATTTTTCTACTGCAACTTACGAAGGTACTAACGCTAACGATATTCACGAACATGCGCCCGAAAAAGCCAATGATGATAGCGAATTACCCGTTAGCAGTGATTGGGAAAGCGCGTGGGAAAATGAAGGTCAATACAGCAGCAGCGATGGCCAACATCAAGGCGAATTCAACGGCCGCGAAGCCTATGAAAATCAGGATTTAGAAGTTGCGACCTTGCACGACCATTTATTGTGGCAGTTAAATCTTAGTCACTTTAGCGATGTTGATTATGTTATCGCCACCGCTATTATTGATGCTATCAACGAAGATGGTTATCTCACTGAGTCCTTAGAAAGTTTACACGCTGCATTACAAACTGAAATTCAAGACGATGCGTTAGAGATAGAAGAAATCATTACCGTGCTGCATCGCATTCAGCACTTTGATCCGATTGGCGTAGGCGCACGTAGTGCCGCTGAATGTTTATTATTGCAACTCAGTTTATACGATGCGAATACGCCCAGCTTAGATTTAGCTAAAATTATTTTGCGGGATCACCTAGAGTTACTCGCTTTGCATGATTATGCGCGCTTGAAAAAAGTCACCGGCGCAACAGAAGGTGAGTTACACGCCGCCGAAATCTTGATTCAAGCGTTAAATCCTAAACCCGGCGCATCGGTTGCTTCCACTCAAGCCGCTTATATCGTTCCTGACGTGTTTGTTACTAAACGTGCTAACAGTTGGCGCGTTGAACTTAATCCAGACTTAGCGCCGCGCTTACGAATTAATCAGCTGTACGCCAATTTAATTCGTCGTGCTGATAAAAGTGATGACAATACGTATCTAAAAAATAACTTACAAGAAGCGCGCTGGTTTTTAAAAAGTTTACACAGCCGCAATGAAACCATTTTAAAAGTAGCGTCAGTGATCGTCGAGCGGCAGCGCGCTTTTTTAGAATATGGCGACGAAGCGATGAAGCCGCTCGTATTACGTGATGTTGCCGACACCTTGGATATGCACGAGTCGACTATCTCGCGCGTCACTAATCAAAAATATATGCACACGCCACGCGGAATTTTTGAACTCAAACATTTTTTCTCTAGTCATGTCGGCACCGCCGATGGCGGCGAATGCTCATCGGTCGCCATTCGCGCCATGATCAAAAAACTGATTATCGGCGAAGACACACGCAAACCGTTAAGTGACAGCAAAATCGCTGAGCTCTTGGATCAACAAGGCATCAATGTCGCCCGCCGTACCGTGGCTAAATATCGGGAAGCCTTAGAAATTCCTCCGTCAAATGAACGCAAACGTCTCATTTAG
- a CDS encoding HAD hydrolase family protein, whose amino-acid sequence MPEKNAEQRAQLIKVAIFDVDGVLTDGSLILGDDGQQYKSFNAQDGQGLKLLQAANIEVGVITARQSTVVRRRMQELGIRHVYQGQQDKRETFNALLNRLGVTAEQVAYTGDDLPDLPLLRRAGLACTVANGTDIVKQHVHFIAPRAGGNGGVRDICEFILKAQQRYDELLARYLTD is encoded by the coding sequence ATGCCCGAAAAAAATGCAGAACAACGCGCACAACTTATTAAAGTAGCGATTTTTGATGTCGACGGTGTACTCACCGACGGCAGTCTGATTCTCGGCGATGATGGCCAACAATATAAAAGTTTTAATGCGCAAGATGGTCAAGGTTTAAAACTGTTGCAAGCGGCTAACATTGAAGTCGGTGTTATCACAGCACGCCAATCAACCGTCGTGCGTAGACGCATGCAAGAACTCGGTATTCGCCACGTTTATCAAGGTCAACAAGATAAACGTGAGACCTTTAATGCATTACTGAATCGTCTCGGCGTAACCGCCGAACAAGTCGCCTATACCGGCGATGATTTACCCGACTTACCTTTATTACGGCGTGCGGGTTTAGCTTGCACGGTGGCAAATGGCACAGATATCGTTAAACAACACGTCCACTTTATTGCGCCCCGTGCGGGTGGCAATGGCGGCGTCCGCGATATTTGCGAATTTATTCTGAAAGCACAGCAACGTTATGACGAATTGCTGGCGCGTTATTTAACCGACTAA
- a CDS encoding PTS sugar transporter subunit IIA, translating to MISHLLSLERIIVHDSISNKKRALETLSRCLANNQPSLNVTTIFNKLMEREDSGSTGFGKGVALPHCRLNDLPQATLALMTLTTPLDFNALDDQPVDLLFALAVPEQGTDIHLQILAQLAQLLSNKTLCLNLRKATHPQTLLDLIHAWEADQTLQDISA from the coding sequence ATGATTAGTCATTTATTAAGTCTTGAGCGCATCATTGTCCATGATTCGATCAGTAACAAAAAGCGAGCGCTGGAAACGCTTAGCCGTTGTTTAGCTAACAACCAGCCTTCGCTTAATGTCACTACCATTTTCAATAAATTAATGGAACGCGAAGATTCAGGTAGCACCGGTTTTGGCAAGGGTGTGGCCTTGCCGCACTGTCGTCTTAATGATCTACCGCAAGCGACCTTAGCATTAATGACGTTAACGACACCTCTCGATTTTAATGCGCTGGATGATCAGCCAGTGGATTTATTATTTGCCTTGGCCGTCCCCGAACAGGGTACGGATATTCATTTACAAATTTTGGCGCAGCTCGCACAACTGCTTAGCAATAAAACCTTGTGTTTAAATTTACGTAAAGCCACACATCCGCAAACGCTACTTGATTTAATTCACGCGTGGGAAGCCGATCAAACTCTTCAAGATATTTCTGCTTAA
- the raiA gene encoding ribosome-associated translation inhibitor RaiA — MNIDVSGHHLELTDALKSYVMDKMDRLERHFDHVTKVHVVLGVEKTRHKAEATLHVPGGQGNLHANSVNDDMYAAIDALIDKLDRQILKHKEKVTDHHRRDKIEIAQ, encoded by the coding sequence ATGAATATTGATGTATCTGGTCACCATCTCGAACTTACTGATGCTTTAAAAAGTTATGTTATGGACAAAATGGATCGCCTCGAACGTCATTTTGATCATGTCACTAAAGTCCATGTTGTTTTAGGCGTGGAAAAAACCCGCCATAAAGCTGAAGCGACCTTACACGTACCCGGTGGTCAAGGTAACTTACATGCGAATTCCGTTAATGATGATATGTATGCCGCCATTGACGCTTTGATTGATAAATTAGATCGACAAATTCTCAAACATAAAGAAAAAGTCACCGACCATCATCGCCGGGATAAAATCGAAATTGCGCAATAA
- the lptC gene encoding LPS export ABC transporter periplasmic protein LptC yields MQLALRQRFGLIVLLTLAIVAAVSSWYRLQEEAPEIRDVRADQLPDAFFENIKLQMFDANGNLQIQLASDKIDAHIKRKQLIIDHPIMVFNETLRAPPKQWQLRADQARADEQLNELHLTGNVHLQSHSVQAPLELRAQTLYFWPDTAKLKTEGATQLVGAGWQLNSQSIDADIAAQHWELQKVKIRYER; encoded by the coding sequence ATGCAACTCGCCTTACGCCAACGCTTCGGTTTAATTGTATTGCTGACACTTGCGATCGTAGCCGCTGTCAGTTCGTGGTATCGGTTACAAGAAGAAGCGCCGGAAATACGCGATGTCCGTGCCGATCAATTACCCGATGCATTTTTTGAAAATATAAAATTACAAATGTTCGATGCAAACGGTAACCTGCAAATTCAACTCGCTAGCGATAAAATTGACGCACATATCAAACGTAAACAATTAATCATTGATCATCCAATCATGGTTTTTAACGAAACTTTGCGCGCGCCGCCTAAACAATGGCAACTACGCGCTGATCAAGCTCGCGCCGATGAACAACTTAATGAACTACACCTCACGGGAAATGTGCATTTACAAAGCCATTCAGTACAAGCGCCCTTAGAACTACGCGCACAAACATTATACTTCTGGCCAGATACAGCCAAACTGAAAACGGAAGGCGCTACACAATTGGTGGGTGCTGGTTGGCAATTAAATAGCCAAAGCATTGATGCGGATATTGCCGCGCAACATTGGGAATTACAAAAAGTAAAAATCCGCTATGAACGCTAA